Proteins found in one Limnothrix sp. FACHB-406 genomic segment:
- the fni gene encoding type 2 isopentenyl-diphosphate Delta-isomerase, translating into MQSTEFLPQPAPSTAPEAAQATQNRKADHLRACLQDDVQFRQVGSGLDRYRFEHCCLPELDRSTIDPSTQFLGKPLRAPLLISSMTGGTDQAEQINMRLAAAAQRWGLAMGVGSQRVAVERPEVRRTFAVRSVAPDIPLFANLGAVQLNYRYGLAECQSLVDWLAADALILHLNPLQEAVQTRGDRNFAGLLDRIADLCAQLPVPVIAKEVGNGISRTMAEKLLAAGVQAIDVAGAGGTSWAKVESVRALDPKQRRLGETFGDWGIPTAECITAIRQVAPTIPLIASGGLRNGLDAAKAIALGANLAGFAMPFLHAANESDSALDFLCDVLIAELETAMFCTGNRTIKDLQTRGRLQLQ; encoded by the coding sequence ATGCAATCCACCGAGTTTTTGCCCCAACCCGCCCCCAGCACCGCGCCCGAGGCCGCCCAAGCGACCCAAAATCGCAAAGCCGACCACCTGCGAGCCTGCTTGCAAGACGATGTGCAGTTCCGGCAGGTGGGCAGCGGCTTGGATCGCTACCGATTTGAGCATTGCTGTTTGCCGGAACTGGATCGATCGACCATTGATCCCAGCACTCAATTTCTGGGCAAACCGCTGCGGGCCCCGTTGCTCATTTCCTCCATGACGGGCGGCACAGACCAGGCAGAACAAATCAATATGCGGTTGGCGGCGGCGGCCCAGCGCTGGGGCTTAGCCATGGGCGTTGGCTCACAGCGGGTGGCGGTGGAGCGGCCGGAGGTGCGCCGAACCTTTGCGGTGCGATCGGTCGCTCCAGACATTCCGTTGTTTGCCAACCTGGGGGCGGTGCAACTTAACTATCGCTATGGTTTGGCTGAGTGCCAGTCTTTGGTGGATTGGTTGGCAGCAGATGCGTTGATTTTGCATCTGAATCCCTTGCAAGAGGCGGTGCAAACCAGGGGCGATCGCAACTTTGCTGGGTTACTCGATCGCATCGCAGACCTTTGTGCCCAACTGCCCGTGCCTGTGATTGCCAAGGAGGTGGGCAACGGCATTTCGCGCACCATGGCTGAAAAGTTGCTGGCGGCCGGTGTCCAGGCGATCGACGTGGCCGGCGCGGGGGGCACGTCTTGGGCCAAAGTGGAGAGCGTGCGGGCTTTGGATCCTAAACAGCGTCGCTTGGGCGAAACCTTTGGTGATTGGGGCATTCCCACGGCTGAATGTATCACTGCAATTCGCCAGGTAGCCCCGACGATTCCGCTCATTGCGTCCGGTGGTCTGCGCAATGGTTTGGATGCGGCCAAGGCGATCGCCCTCGGGGCAAATTTGGCGGGATTCGCCATGCCCTTTTTACATGCGGCTAACGAGTCCGACAGTGCTTTGGATTTTCTGTGTGATGTGTTGATTGCGGAATTGGAAACCGCCATGTTTTGCACCGGCAATCGCACGATCAAAGATCTACAAACCCGCGGCCGACTGCAACTTCAGTAG